Proteins encoded in a region of the Oscillospiraceae bacterium MB24-C1 genome:
- a CDS encoding 4Fe-4S binding protein translates to MAIELTFHQDLCKGCALCVSVCPKHILTLDNIITNAKGYHPVACIDESQCIGCASCARICPDSIITIKKG, encoded by the coding sequence ATGGCAATTGAACTCACCTTTCATCAAGACCTCTGCAAAGGCTGCGCGCTCTGTGTATCAGTGTGTCCCAAGCACATACTGACGCTGGACAACATCATTACCAATGCGAAGGGCTATCACCCCGTTGCATGCATCGATGAATCGCAGTGTATTGGATGCGCAAGCTGTGCAAGAATTTGTCCGGATTCCATAATAACAATCAAAAAAGGCTAA
- the ilvD gene encoding dihydroxy-acid dehydratase, with protein MLSDNVAKGVDRAPHRSLFYAAGFTEKELEKPLIGVVSAQSDIIPGHIHLNKLAEAVKAGIYAAGGTPVVVPAIGVCDGIVMGHRGMHYSLASRELIADSVETLAAAHCFDGLVLIPNCDKIVPGMVMAALRLNIPSIVCSGGPMMAGRVKGKKIGLSQMFEAVGAFKANMLDEDGLRRCELSTCPSCGSCAGMFTANSMNCLCEALGLALIGNGTIPAPMSARVHLAKESGMKIMDLVREDVKPRDIVTMDALKNAIVVDMALGCSTNSSLHLPAIAHEAGLKLNIKLFNEISEKTPNLCHLAPAGEHFMEDLDAAGGVAAVMKQLADIGLLKLDLPTVTGKTVGENIKNAANCDPEIIHTVDHAYSKTGGLAFLFGNIAKNGCVVKRSAVAPEMRVHSCKARVFVGEDTAVEAIYAGEIKPGDIVVIIYEGPKGGPGMREMLVPTSALAGMKLDKDVALITDGRFSGASRGASIGHVSPEAAVGGEIGLLRDGDIIDIDMDNYTIHAHVSDEEFAQRRLKQVKPESWVKGGWLARYQKAVTSADEGAILR; from the coding sequence ATGCTTAGTGATAATGTAGCAAAGGGAGTAGACAGAGCACCGCATCGCTCGTTGTTTTATGCTGCCGGATTTACCGAAAAAGAGCTTGAGAAGCCATTGATCGGTGTCGTTTCTGCACAGAGCGATATCATTCCAGGTCACATTCACCTGAACAAGCTTGCTGAGGCTGTAAAGGCTGGAATTTATGCCGCGGGTGGCACACCTGTGGTTGTTCCCGCAATCGGTGTCTGCGATGGTATTGTGATGGGCCATCGCGGCATGCACTATTCTCTCGCTTCCCGCGAACTGATTGCCGATTCAGTAGAAACTTTAGCAGCGGCACATTGCTTTGATGGATTAGTTCTAATCCCCAATTGCGATAAAATTGTACCCGGCATGGTGATGGCTGCTCTACGCCTCAACATTCCATCAATTGTATGTTCAGGTGGGCCAATGATGGCAGGCCGTGTAAAGGGAAAGAAAATCGGCCTGTCTCAGATGTTTGAGGCGGTGGGCGCATTTAAAGCCAATATGCTTGACGAGGACGGATTGCGTAGATGTGAGCTTTCCACCTGCCCCTCCTGCGGCTCTTGTGCAGGCATGTTCACCGCAAATTCAATGAATTGCCTCTGTGAAGCACTGGGTTTGGCTCTGATAGGAAACGGGACCATTCCCGCCCCTATGTCTGCTCGTGTTCATCTGGCCAAGGAAAGCGGTATGAAGATTATGGACTTGGTGCGAGAGGATGTCAAACCTCGTGACATCGTGACCATGGATGCATTGAAAAATGCGATTGTGGTGGATATGGCACTTGGTTGCTCAACTAACAGCTCACTGCATCTTCCTGCCATTGCGCACGAAGCAGGCCTTAAGCTTAATATAAAACTATTTAATGAAATTAGCGAAAAAACCCCGAACCTCTGTCATCTGGCGCCTGCAGGTGAGCATTTTATGGAGGATCTTGATGCAGCAGGCGGTGTTGCTGCCGTAATGAAACAGTTGGCTGACATCGGTTTGCTCAAGCTTGATCTTCCTACCGTAACTGGCAAAACGGTAGGTGAAAACATTAAAAATGCCGCAAACTGTGATCCTGAGATTATTCACACAGTAGATCATGCATATTCCAAGACAGGTGGTTTAGCATTTCTGTTTGGTAATATTGCAAAAAATGGCTGTGTCGTGAAGCGCAGTGCGGTAGCTCCTGAGATGCGCGTGCATTCCTGCAAGGCAAGAGTGTTTGTCGGTGAGGATACAGCTGTAGAAGCAATTTATGCAGGCGAGATCAAACCGGGAGATATCGTGGTAATTATCTACGAAGGGCCAAAGGGCGGCCCCGGTATGCGCGAGATGCTGGTTCCAACCTCCGCATTGGCCGGTATGAAGCTAGATAAGGATGTTGCGTTGATTACCGATGGCCGATTTTCAGGTGCATCAAGAGGCGCTTCTATTGGGCACGTTTCCCCAGAAGCTGCTGTCGGTGGGGAAATTGGATTGCTACGCGATGGCGATATCATTGACATTGATATGGATAACTACACTATCCATGCACATGTAAGTGATGAAGAGTTTGCTCAGCGCCGTCTAAAACAGGTCAAGCCAGAATCGTGGGTAAAGGGAGGATGGCTTGCCCGATATCAAAAGGCAGTCACTTCAGCTGACGAGGGCGCAATTTTGAGATAG
- a CDS encoding 2-oxoacid:acceptor oxidoreductase family protein, giving the protein MKKEIILSGFGGQGIMSIGKNLVEAGVEENLEASWVPSYGPEMRGGTANCSVILSDERIGSPLVEAPTEIIVMNRPSLAKFEPTVVPGGTVFINSSIVPDKVSRTDLKSVYVPCDEIAKELGNPKVSNMVMLGAYVAETKVLKKETIQNMIIEMFSGKKNKLIPLNMEAFKRGIDCVKDIE; this is encoded by the coding sequence ATGAAAAAGGAGATTATCCTTTCGGGCTTTGGTGGACAGGGAATCATGTCCATCGGAAAAAATTTAGTAGAGGCCGGGGTTGAGGAAAACCTTGAGGCATCCTGGGTGCCTTCGTATGGACCCGAGATGCGAGGCGGCACTGCAAACTGCTCTGTCATCCTCAGCGATGAGCGAATCGGTTCTCCTCTGGTTGAGGCACCTACGGAAATTATCGTTATGAACCGCCCTTCCCTAGCGAAATTTGAGCCGACCGTTGTGCCGGGCGGAACTGTGTTTATAAATAGCAGTATTGTGCCTGATAAGGTTTCACGCACTGATCTGAAGTCGGTTTATGTTCCCTGCGATGAGATTGCCAAGGAACTGGGAAATCCAAAGGTTAGTAACATGGTGATGCTAGGTGCATATGTTGCTGAAACTAAGGTCTTAAAAAAGGAAACCATTCAAAATATGATTATTGAAATGTTCTCCGGCAAAAAAAACAAGCTGATACCGCTAAATATGGAAGCGTTTAAGCGTGGTATAGATTGTGTTAAAGATATTGAATAA
- a CDS encoding isochorismatase family cysteine hydrolase: MQKKALIIIDIQNDITKNYKEIIDNINKSIDWAAKKDIHVVYIRHENLSDGTRTFKPNTLGSELASDLKIVSKNVFTKYRGNALSSEEFADFIHKNEICDFYIAGADAVACVKSTCYNLRKANYRVNVLSDCITSYDKKKIGEMLHYYESKGAKIISLNDLLGSI, encoded by the coding sequence ATGCAGAAAAAAGCTTTAATAATAATAGATATTCAAAACGATATAACAAAGAATTACAAGGAAATAATTGATAATATAAACAAATCCATAGATTGGGCAGCAAAAAAAGACATTCATGTTGTTTACATAAGGCATGAAAATTTATCAGACGGCACGAGGACTTTTAAACCCAATACACTTGGGTCTGAATTAGCTTCGGATTTGAAAATAGTGTCAAAAAATGTTTTCACAAAATATAGAGGAAATGCATTAAGCAGTGAGGAGTTCGCAGACTTTATTCATAAAAACGAAATATGTGATTTCTACATAGCAGGAGCAGATGCTGTCGCTTGTGTTAAATCAACCTGTTACAACTTACGTAAAGCAAATTATAGAGTTAATGTATTATCAGATTGCATTACCAGTTATGATAAAAAGAAAATTGGCGAAATGCTGCATTATTACGAAAGCAAAGGCGCTAAGATAATTAGCTTGAATGACCTGTTAGGTTCTATATAA
- a CDS encoding YafY family protein: protein MKLDRLLGILTILLQKDRVTAPELAEKFEVSRRTIGRDIDAMCRAGIPVVAHQGSGGGISIAEGFKLDKSVLTADELSGIIAALKGIGSVSEQSNIERVLDKLRANTDAIVSMREPVIIDLASHDRGQLTDKIELIKRAVLYGQIIEFDYFYEKGESHRHIEPYFVIFQWTAWYVFGFCLERSDFRLFKLQRLWNLRLCDERFVPREIPTEKRDFKAWFEEDKENKLVALFDTSEKYRLIETYGLHCYEETAEGLRFEIKFTKRDYILVWLLGFGGKVKVLEPEYIVENLKTAAENILSRYK from the coding sequence ATGAAACTCGACCGACTACTTGGTATACTTACCATACTTCTTCAAAAAGACCGCGTGACCGCGCCTGAGTTGGCTGAAAAGTTCGAGGTCAGCCGCCGTACAATCGGGCGCGATATTGACGCAATGTGCAGGGCGGGAATCCCCGTAGTCGCCCATCAAGGAAGCGGCGGCGGTATTTCGATCGCCGAAGGGTTCAAGCTGGACAAGAGCGTCTTAACGGCAGATGAATTGTCCGGTATTATCGCCGCGTTGAAAGGGATTGGCAGCGTGTCGGAGCAGTCGAATATCGAGCGCGTCTTAGATAAACTCCGCGCCAATACTGACGCGATTGTTTCAATGCGCGAGCCTGTCATTATCGACCTCGCTTCACATGACAGAGGGCAACTTACCGATAAAATCGAACTGATAAAACGCGCTGTGCTTTACGGTCAGATCATTGAGTTTGACTATTTCTACGAAAAAGGCGAATCCCATCGCCATATTGAACCATACTTCGTTATTTTTCAATGGACGGCGTGGTATGTTTTCGGGTTTTGTTTGGAGCGATCAGATTTTCGGCTGTTCAAACTCCAACGCCTGTGGAATCTGCGTTTATGTGACGAGAGGTTTGTACCACGCGAAATCCCGACGGAGAAGCGTGACTTTAAAGCGTGGTTTGAGGAAGATAAAGAAAATAAACTGGTCGCGCTGTTTGATACATCAGAAAAGTATCGGCTTATTGAAACCTACGGACTCCATTGCTACGAAGAAACAGCCGAGGGATTGCGTTTTGAAATCAAGTTTACGAAACGCGATTATATTCTCGTCTGGCTGCTCGGCTTTGGCGGCAAGGTGAAAGTGTTAGAGCCGGAATATATCGTGGAAAATCTGAAAACCGCCGCTGAAAATATTTTATCAAGGTACAAATAA
- a CDS encoding thiamine pyrophosphate-dependent enzyme has protein sequence MTTIYKKSKGLQNNELHYCPGCGHGIIHKLIAEVMVEMDAVGTTIGVCPVGCSVFAGNYFACDMVEAAHGRAPAVATAIKRTHPNQPVFTYQGDGDLASIGAAEIVHAAMRGEKFTTIFVNNAIYGMTGGQMAPTTLIGQRATTAPSGRTKEQAGMPMRVAEMLATLDGLVYAERVCVTDIPHLNKAKKAIKRAFEKQMAGEGFTFVEILASCPTNWGMDTLEANKWLMENMASYYPLGVIKETEVR, from the coding sequence ATGACAACGATTTATAAAAAATCCAAAGGCCTTCAGAACAACGAGCTGCATTACTGCCCTGGTTGCGGTCACGGTATTATACATAAGCTAATTGCCGAGGTGATGGTGGAGATGGATGCTGTTGGCACCACCATTGGCGTGTGTCCCGTTGGATGCTCTGTGTTTGCGGGCAACTATTTTGCCTGCGACATGGTTGAAGCGGCACACGGTCGTGCACCCGCTGTGGCTACTGCTATCAAGCGCACCCATCCAAATCAGCCCGTATTCACCTATCAGGGTGACGGTGATCTTGCCTCTATTGGTGCTGCCGAAATTGTCCATGCAGCGATGCGCGGCGAAAAATTCACCACCATATTTGTAAACAATGCTATCTACGGAATGACCGGAGGGCAGATGGCGCCCACAACGCTGATTGGACAGAGAGCTACGACCGCACCCTCAGGTAGAACCAAGGAGCAGGCTGGCATGCCTATGCGTGTTGCGGAGATGCTGGCGACACTGGATGGCCTTGTTTATGCCGAGCGTGTCTGCGTTACTGATATCCCGCACCTGAACAAAGCCAAAAAAGCAATAAAAAGAGCTTTCGAGAAGCAGATGGCAGGCGAGGGCTTTACCTTTGTGGAGATTTTGGCCTCCTGTCCAACCAATTGGGGCATGGATACGCTGGAAGCTAACAAGTGGCTGATGGAGAACATGGCAAGCTATTATCCGCTTGGCGTAATCAAAGAAACGGAGGTGAGATAA
- a CDS encoding TRAP transporter small permease, which yields MVIAKVIRKVSDLVNNLCSALCIMTIVAMVLVTGMQIFCRVFFTALSWSEEVTRYLLVWSTFIGCGIVYKNAGHISVTMMRDHCPPKIVTILKIVTHLICAAFCTIAVYYGFKYMAMQGKQLSAALRIPMRYMYMAIPVGCFVIDLHILDAIIQLTTKINGEVSKT from the coding sequence ATGGTAATTGCAAAAGTAATCCGAAAGGTCAGTGACCTTGTTAATAATTTGTGCAGTGCACTTTGTATAATGACTATTGTTGCTATGGTACTTGTAACCGGTATGCAAATTTTCTGTCGCGTATTTTTCACAGCCCTGTCTTGGAGTGAGGAGGTTACCCGTTATCTTTTGGTGTGGTCCACCTTTATCGGCTGCGGAATTGTGTATAAAAACGCGGGACATATTTCGGTCACTATGATGCGCGATCACTGTCCGCCAAAGATTGTTACGATTTTGAAGATAGTGACCCATTTGATTTGCGCCGCATTCTGTACCATTGCTGTCTATTACGGCTTTAAGTATATGGCTATGCAAGGTAAGCAGCTTTCGGCTGCACTGCGCATTCCGATGCGCTATATGTACATGGCGATTCCTGTTGGTTGCTTTGTGATCGACCTGCATATTCTCGATGCAATTATTCAGCTGACGACCAAAATTAATGGGGAGGTAAGCAAAACATGA
- a CDS encoding TRAP transporter substrate-binding protein: MKNMHRILSLLIALLLLCSLAGCTSSPPTVTNQESTATSAKATVLKLGTTVNEQDSFQIAAEKFAELVKERTNGAYEIEIYPNGALGDERTMLESMQIGTLDMGIITSGPFVNFVPEMGVLDMPFLFGGNEEAYKVLDGEVGQELLNKLSDSGIKGLAYAERGFRNLTNSVRAVKDATDIRDLKVRVMENEVYTATFNALGVNAVPMAWSEALTALQQGTVQGQENPVNVIYSYKLWESQKYVTMTRHAYASAIITMSQKQYDKLPADVQSIFKEAAQEAAEFERDWVANNEASQLQALKDNGMEVIENPDIGSFKAAVKSVYDKYPQYADYMSKIQNALS, translated from the coding sequence ATGAAAAACATGCATCGTATACTTAGCCTATTAATTGCGCTCTTACTACTTTGTTCTCTAGCCGGATGCACAAGCTCTCCCCCAACTGTTACTAACCAGGAATCAACAGCTACCTCTGCCAAGGCGACGGTACTCAAGTTAGGTACCACCGTCAACGAACAGGATAGCTTCCAGATTGCAGCCGAGAAGTTTGCTGAACTAGTCAAGGAGCGTACTAATGGTGCCTATGAAATCGAAATCTACCCTAATGGAGCGCTCGGGGATGAGCGCACCATGCTAGAAAGTATGCAGATAGGTACGTTGGACATGGGCATTATCACTAGCGGTCCTTTCGTGAACTTTGTTCCCGAGATGGGCGTACTGGATATGCCATTTCTGTTTGGCGGCAATGAGGAGGCCTACAAGGTTTTGGATGGCGAGGTCGGACAAGAGTTGCTAAATAAGCTGTCAGATTCGGGTATCAAAGGCCTTGCATATGCGGAGCGCGGATTCCGCAACCTTACCAACAGCGTGCGTGCTGTAAAGGATGCTACTGACATTCGCGACCTAAAGGTTCGCGTCATGGAGAATGAAGTTTATACCGCCACGTTTAACGCTCTTGGAGTGAATGCAGTTCCTATGGCTTGGTCTGAGGCGTTAACCGCACTGCAGCAGGGTACTGTTCAGGGTCAAGAGAACCCTGTCAACGTCATTTACTCATACAAGCTATGGGAATCACAGAAGTATGTAACAATGACTCGCCATGCTTATGCTTCTGCTATCATCACCATGAGTCAGAAACAGTATGACAAGCTGCCCGCCGACGTGCAAAGTATTTTCAAAGAGGCAGCACAGGAGGCAGCTGAGTTTGAACGTGATTGGGTTGCAAACAACGAGGCATCCCAGCTGCAAGCGCTCAAAGACAACGGTATGGAGGTTATTGAGAATCCCGACATCGGTAGCTTCAAGGCTGCGGTGAAGAGCGTCTACGACAAGTATCCCCAATATGCCGACTACATGAGCAAAATCCAAAACGCCCTTTCCTAA
- a CDS encoding FadR/GntR family transcriptional regulator, which produces MIKKTLSKQASENIYDLITKVGEYKPGDQLPGENILSEKLGVSRNTLREAIRILASQGVLEVYRGKGTFVSTDMAAFSNYGLGSIEYIRIRLKDLYEARLIFEPDMSAIACRRASDEELKHILKTGKKVEDFIRQGKDRTIIDQHFHNAIVEASHNEFMQRLVPIINRTVEESILLGYSTQTLAENTLRDHALLMEFLEKRDAIGAKQAMSIHLHHAITTLGLNQGENPIF; this is translated from the coding sequence ATGATAAAGAAAACCCTTTCAAAACAGGCATCCGAAAATATTTATGACCTTATTACCAAGGTGGGCGAATACAAACCTGGAGATCAACTTCCCGGGGAAAATATCCTGTCTGAAAAATTAGGTGTGAGCCGAAACACACTACGAGAAGCCATCCGCATTTTGGCGTCACAAGGTGTACTTGAGGTGTATCGAGGCAAAGGCACCTTTGTCTCAACGGATATGGCGGCCTTCAGCAATTATGGTCTGGGGTCTATCGAGTACATCCGGATACGATTGAAAGATCTCTACGAAGCTCGTCTTATCTTTGAGCCTGATATGTCCGCAATAGCCTGCAGACGCGCCAGCGACGAGGAGCTAAAACATATACTTAAGACAGGGAAAAAGGTCGAGGATTTTATCCGTCAAGGAAAGGACCGAACAATAATAGACCAGCACTTCCACAACGCCATTGTGGAAGCCTCTCACAATGAATTTATGCAGCGGTTGGTGCCTATCATCAATCGAACCGTAGAGGAATCGATTTTGTTAGGCTACTCGACCCAGACCCTTGCCGAGAATACCCTTCGGGATCATGCCCTTCTGATGGAATTCTTAGAGAAAAGGGATGCCATCGGCGCAAAGCAGGCGATGTCTATCCATCTGCATCATGCCATTACCACCCTAGGTCTAAATCAAGGAGAGAATCCTATTTTTTAA
- a CDS encoding 3-methyl-2-oxobutanoate dehydrogenase subunit VorB, giving the protein MKREIWKGSEAIAEAAIRAGCRGFFGYPITPQNEIPEYMSHKMPQAGGVFVQAESEVAAINMVYGASSSGIRAMTSSSSPGVSLKQEGISYMVGAQLPAVIVNVMRGGPGLGSIQPAQGDYFQATRGGGNGDYRTPVLAPANLQETVDLMQEAFDIADQYRIPVMFLADGLIGQMMEPIVWNEHQQRTLSEKTWAASGRGDRAHNNFITSLFIDASSCEAENANLSAKYAEIEKNECRWEELLLEDAEVVLVAYGTPARIAQTVAEKLRKQGIKAGVFRPITLWPFPYSRLKEIAAMDSTKIFLDIEMSTGQMLDDVNLAVAERKPVRFYGRSGGMIPTVAEVEKAARDAYREVK; this is encoded by the coding sequence ATGAAACGAGAAATTTGGAAGGGTAGCGAGGCAATCGCCGAAGCCGCTATTCGTGCAGGTTGCCGCGGCTTCTTCGGCTATCCCATCACCCCGCAAAATGAGATACCTGAATATATGTCCCACAAAATGCCTCAGGCAGGAGGCGTGTTTGTACAGGCCGAGTCAGAAGTGGCTGCCATAAATATGGTATATGGTGCGTCTTCTTCTGGCATCAGAGCTATGACATCATCTTCTTCCCCTGGTGTGAGCCTGAAGCAGGAGGGAATCAGCTATATGGTTGGCGCTCAACTGCCTGCCGTCATTGTAAACGTTATGCGCGGCGGTCCAGGGCTTGGCTCAATTCAACCGGCACAGGGCGATTATTTTCAGGCGACCCGCGGCGGCGGTAACGGCGACTATCGTACGCCTGTTTTGGCGCCTGCCAACCTGCAGGAAACAGTTGACTTGATGCAGGAAGCATTTGACATTGCCGACCAGTATCGCATTCCTGTCATGTTTTTGGCAGACGGCTTGATCGGACAGATGATGGAGCCTATCGTGTGGAATGAGCATCAACAGCGCACCCTTTCAGAAAAGACGTGGGCAGCATCGGGGCGTGGCGATCGCGCGCATAACAATTTTATTACTTCTTTATTTATTGATGCTTCCAGCTGTGAGGCGGAAAACGCAAATCTCTCAGCAAAGTATGCTGAAATCGAAAAGAATGAGTGCCGCTGGGAAGAACTGCTACTCGAGGACGCTGAGGTTGTTTTAGTAGCGTACGGTACTCCCGCACGTATCGCACAAACTGTCGCTGAAAAGCTCAGAAAACAGGGAATAAAAGCAGGTGTATTCCGTCCTATTACCCTCTGGCCGTTCCCTTATTCCCGGCTGAAGGAAATTGCAGCAATGGATAGCACCAAGATTTTTCTGGATATTGAAATGAGTACTGGTCAGATGCTAGATGATGTAAATCTAGCCGTAGCTGAACGCAAGCCTGTCAGATTCTACGGCCGTTCCGGGGGCATGATTCCCACCGTAGCCGAGGTTGAGAAAGCGGCACGAGATGCCTACAGGGAGGTCAAGTAA
- a CDS encoding DUF3795 domain-containing protein, translating into MVESRCGILCRACEYRDKMNCGSCVHIDKPFWGDSCPVKSCCEGKGLEHCGKCSDFPCDLLNQFAYDKEQGDDGKRIEQCREWGVNA; encoded by the coding sequence ATGGTTGAATCAAGGTGTGGCATTTTGTGTAGAGCGTGCGAATACAGGGACAAGATGAATTGCGGGAGCTGTGTACATATTGACAAACCGTTTTGGGGCGATTCCTGCCCTGTAAAAAGTTGCTGCGAAGGTAAAGGCCTGGAGCATTGCGGTAAATGCAGTGACTTTCCCTGCGATTTGCTCAACCAATTCGCCTATGACAAAGAACAGGGTGATGATGGAAAGCGCATCGAGCAATGCAGGGAGTGGGGTGTGAACGCATAA
- a CDS encoding BCCT family transporter has product MENNSKKVEQKNCEENERKRKIIEKKQLEQKLNKVEKEARQHAIKNRKPFKGLQISPTVSWFDESDQQEPGANNWKGYGFDIHPQVTLISAVILFVFIGLTLSFPTRAEVFFDSIMSGITKNAGWFLILASNIFVVAGLCFAFGRYGNLKIGGAEADPEFGKFAWYAMLLSAGMGIGLMFWSVAEPISHLYNPSPMFGVMNPNSPEAAQSAMASTFFHWGIHPWAIYALVGLALAFFAFNRGLPLTMRSVFYPLLGNKIYGVCGNIIDVLSVLATLTGLATSLGLGVSQVNAGLNHLFGLSITVPIQIGLIFVITALATTSVVLGLDGGVKRLSELNMVLAGVFLIFIMIAGPTVYILSGFTQNIGYYIANFIEMSSWTETFRETNWQGGWTIFYWAWWISWSPFVGMFIARISKGRTVREFILGVMLIPSLLSFIWMSVFGGTAIFQEMSGAADILSAVNIDESLAMFAMLDALPLHDILSVVGVILVTVFFVTSSDSGSLVVDHLTSGGKLNSPVPQRIFWAVLEGVVAATLLIGGGLTALQTGSVITGLPFAVVLLITVYTLNAGLKQEYEVEKAVQSTVQAVRQDHVITKVVSTVVHDEALVETGEFGEASKK; this is encoded by the coding sequence ATGGAGAATAACAGTAAAAAAGTAGAACAGAAAAATTGTGAAGAAAATGAAAGAAAGCGCAAAATTATTGAGAAGAAGCAGCTTGAGCAAAAGCTGAATAAGGTGGAAAAAGAGGCGCGCCAGCACGCGATTAAGAACCGAAAACCGTTTAAGGGGTTGCAAATTAGCCCGACGGTATCATGGTTTGACGAGTCAGATCAGCAGGAACCGGGTGCGAATAATTGGAAGGGGTACGGGTTTGATATCCACCCTCAAGTTACACTGATTTCAGCGGTCATTCTCTTCGTATTTATCGGGTTGACACTATCCTTCCCTACACGAGCTGAGGTTTTTTTCGATTCGATTATGAGTGGCATCACAAAAAATGCTGGGTGGTTTCTCATTTTGGCAAGCAATATTTTTGTCGTTGCAGGTCTGTGTTTTGCGTTTGGCCGCTATGGCAATCTTAAAATTGGCGGCGCTGAAGCAGATCCGGAGTTTGGTAAATTTGCGTGGTACGCCATGCTGCTTAGTGCCGGTATGGGCATCGGGCTGATGTTCTGGAGTGTAGCTGAGCCAATTTCGCATTTATATAATCCATCTCCAATGTTTGGCGTCATGAATCCAAATTCACCCGAGGCCGCGCAGTCAGCGATGGCCAGCACATTTTTTCATTGGGGAATTCACCCATGGGCCATTTATGCATTGGTCGGCTTGGCATTGGCATTTTTTGCATTTAACCGTGGGCTCCCTCTAACTATGCGCTCGGTGTTTTACCCGCTTCTTGGGAATAAAATTTACGGCGTATGTGGGAATATCATTGATGTTCTTTCTGTCCTTGCGACACTGACGGGCCTTGCAACTTCTTTAGGCCTGGGGGTTTCACAGGTCAATGCTGGATTAAACCACCTGTTTGGTCTTTCAATTACTGTGCCGATACAAATTGGTTTAATTTTTGTGATTACCGCACTTGCGACCACCTCGGTTGTTTTAGGGCTTGACGGGGGCGTTAAGCGACTCAGCGAGTTGAATATGGTATTGGCCGGGGTATTCCTGATCTTTATCATGATTGCGGGGCCGACTGTTTATATTTTGAGTGGTTTTACCCAAAATATCGGGTATTATATTGCAAACTTCATCGAAATGAGCTCGTGGACAGAGACCTTTCGCGAAACCAATTGGCAGGGTGGATGGACAATTTTCTACTGGGCTTGGTGGATTTCGTGGTCTCCTTTTGTGGGCATGTTCATCGCCAGAATATCCAAGGGGCGAACAGTGCGTGAATTCATTCTAGGTGTTATGCTCATTCCGTCGCTACTATCCTTTATTTGGATGTCGGTTTTTGGTGGGACGGCCATTTTTCAAGAAATGAGCGGTGCAGCCGATATTCTGTCCGCTGTCAATATCGATGAGTCCCTTGCCATGTTTGCAATGCTTGATGCTTTGCCTTTGCACGATATTTTATCGGTCGTAGGTGTGATTTTGGTAACCGTTTTTTTCGTTACTTCGTCCGATTCCGGTTCATTGGTAGTTGATCATCTCACATCGGGTGGCAAATTGAATTCTCCTGTCCCCCAACGAATCTTTTGGGCTGTGCTGGAAGGTGTTGTTGCGGCGACTCTATTGATAGGCGGCGGCCTGACTGCTCTGCAAACCGGTTCAGTCATTACAGGCCTTCCGTTTGCGGTCGTTCTTCTTATTACGGTATACACGCTCAATGCCGGGCTTAAGCAGGAATACGAGGTTGAAAAGGCAGTTCAATCAACCGTCCAAGCAGTGCGGCAGGATCATGTGATTACGAAGGTTGTTAGCACCGTTGTACATGACGAGGCATTGGTGGAAACTGGAGAGTTTGGTGAGGCTTCGAAAAAATGA